A stretch of the Streptomyces sp. NBC_00078 genome encodes the following:
- the uvrC gene encoding excinuclease ABC subunit UvrC: MADPSSYRPRPGAIPDSPGVYRFRDEHRRVIYVGKAKSLRQRLANYFQDLTNLHPRTRTMVTTAASVEWTVVSTEVEALQLEYSWIKEFDPRFNVKYRDDKSYPYLAVTMNEEFPRVQVMRGHKRKGVRYFGPYGHAWAIRDTVDLLLRVFPVRTCSAGVFKNAARTGRPCLLGYIGKCSAPCVGRVSAEEHDELAEEFCDFMAGRTGTYLRRLEKQMTQAAEDMEYERAARLRDDIGALKKAMEKSAVVLADATDADLIAVAEDELEAAVQIFHVRGGRVRGQRGWVTDKVEEITTGALVEHALQQLYGEEKGDSVPKEVLVPALPDPVEPVQQWLAERRGSGVSLRIPQRGDKKALMETVERNAQQSLVLHKTKRASDLTTRSRALEEIADALDLDSAPLRIECYDISHLQGDDVVASMVVFEDGLQRKSEYRRFQIKGFEGQDDVRSMHEVITRRFKRYLVEKEKTGEWVDEGQDNHVDGDPGNGLKDEEGRPKKFAYPPQLVVVDGGQPQVAAAKRALDGLGIDDVAVCGLAKRLEEVWLPDDDDPVVLPRTSEGLYLLQRVRDEAHRFAITYQRTKRAKRFRSSPLDDVPGLGDTRKQALLKHFGSLKKLRSATIDQICEVPGIGRKTAETIAAALAQAVPAAPAVNTATGEIMEEESGTMGSSGEPVTMGAPDERRGQET; encoded by the coding sequence ATGGCCGATCCCTCCAGCTACCGCCCCAGGCCGGGTGCGATCCCGGACTCTCCGGGGGTGTACAGGTTCCGCGACGAGCACCGCCGGGTGATCTACGTCGGAAAGGCGAAGAGCCTGCGCCAGCGCCTGGCGAACTACTTCCAGGACCTGACGAACCTGCACCCGCGCACCCGGACGATGGTCACCACGGCCGCGTCCGTGGAGTGGACCGTGGTGTCCACAGAGGTCGAGGCCCTGCAGCTGGAGTACTCCTGGATCAAGGAGTTCGACCCCCGGTTCAACGTCAAGTACCGCGACGACAAGAGCTACCCGTACCTCGCGGTGACCATGAACGAGGAATTTCCGCGCGTCCAGGTGATGCGCGGCCACAAGCGCAAGGGCGTGCGCTACTTCGGGCCGTACGGACACGCGTGGGCGATCCGTGACACCGTGGACCTCCTCCTGCGCGTCTTCCCCGTGCGCACCTGCTCGGCCGGCGTCTTCAAGAACGCCGCGCGCACCGGCCGGCCCTGTCTGCTCGGCTACATCGGCAAGTGCTCGGCGCCCTGCGTCGGCCGCGTCTCGGCCGAGGAGCACGACGAACTGGCCGAGGAGTTCTGCGACTTCATGGCCGGCCGCACGGGGACGTACCTCCGCCGCCTGGAGAAGCAGATGACCCAGGCGGCCGAGGACATGGAGTACGAGCGGGCGGCCCGCCTGCGCGACGACATCGGGGCCCTGAAGAAGGCCATGGAGAAGAGCGCGGTCGTGCTCGCCGACGCGACCGACGCCGACCTGATCGCGGTCGCCGAGGACGAGCTCGAGGCGGCGGTCCAGATCTTCCACGTCCGCGGCGGACGCGTGCGTGGCCAGCGCGGCTGGGTCACCGACAAGGTCGAGGAGATCACCACCGGCGCCCTCGTCGAGCACGCGCTGCAGCAGCTGTACGGCGAGGAGAAGGGCGACTCCGTCCCCAAGGAGGTCCTCGTCCCCGCCCTGCCCGACCCGGTCGAGCCCGTCCAGCAGTGGCTCGCCGAGCGCCGGGGCTCGGGCGTCTCCCTGCGCATCCCGCAGCGCGGCGACAAAAAGGCCCTGATGGAGACGGTGGAGCGCAACGCGCAGCAGTCGCTGGTGCTGCACAAGACCAAACGCGCCTCCGACCTGACGACGCGCTCGCGCGCCCTGGAGGAGATCGCCGACGCCCTCGACCTGGACAGCGCACCCCTGAGGATCGAGTGCTACGACATCTCGCACCTCCAGGGCGACGACGTCGTGGCGTCCATGGTCGTCTTCGAGGACGGTCTGCAGCGCAAGAGCGAGTACCGCCGCTTCCAGATCAAGGGCTTCGAAGGTCAGGACGACGTCCGCTCCATGCACGAGGTGATCACCCGCCGCTTCAAGCGGTACCTCGTCGAGAAGGAGAAGACCGGCGAGTGGGTCGACGAGGGCCAGGACAACCACGTCGACGGTGATCCCGGCAACGGCCTCAAGGACGAGGAAGGCAGGCCCAAGAAGTTCGCCTACCCGCCGCAGCTCGTCGTCGTCGACGGCGGGCAGCCCCAGGTCGCGGCCGCCAAGAGGGCCCTCGACGGGCTCGGCATCGACGATGTCGCGGTGTGCGGCCTCGCCAAGCGTCTGGAGGAGGTGTGGCTGCCGGACGACGACGACCCGGTGGTCCTGCCCCGCACCAGCGAGGGCCTCTACCTGCTGCAGCGCGTCCGCGACGAGGCCCACCGCTTCGCGATCACCTACCAGCGCACCAAGCGGGCCAAGCGCTTCCGGTCGAGCCCCCTGGACGACGTGCCGGGCCTCGGAGACACCCGCAAGCAGGCACTTCTCAAGCACTTCGGTTCGTTGAAGAAACTGCGATCCGCCACCATCGACCAGATCTGCGAGGTCCCCGGTATAGGCCGCAAGACGGCCGAGACCATCGCCGCGGCCCTCGCCCAGGCGGTCCCGGCCGCGCCCGCCGTGAACACGGCGACTGGAGAGATCATGGAGGAGGAATCCGGCACCATGGGTTCCAGTGGGGAGCCCGTGACGATGGGCGCCCCGGACGAACGACGGGGGCAGGAGACATGA
- the rapZ gene encoding RNase adapter RapZ: MNVNEHDGQQTPAGDGAQVSTGSETPGVPESAIPELVIISGMSGAGRSTAAKCLEDLGWFVVDNLPPALIPTMVELGARSQGNVARIAVVVDVRGRRFFDNLRDSLADLESKHVTRRIVFLESSDEALVRRFESVRRPHPLQGDGRIVDGIAAERELLRELRGDADLVIDTSSLNVHELRAKMDAQFAGDQEPELRATVMSFGFKYGLPVDADLVADMRFLPNPHWVPELRPFTGLNEEVSAYIFNQPGAKEFLDRYAELLRLIAAGYRREGKRYVTIAIGCTGGKHRSVATSEKLAARLVAEGVETVVVHRDMGRE; encoded by the coding sequence ATGAATGTGAACGAGCACGACGGGCAACAGACCCCAGCCGGAGACGGAGCACAGGTGAGTACGGGCAGCGAAACACCCGGGGTGCCCGAGTCGGCCATCCCCGAGCTGGTGATCATCTCCGGCATGTCCGGTGCGGGCAGGTCGACGGCAGCCAAGTGTCTTGAGGACCTCGGCTGGTTCGTCGTCGACAACCTGCCGCCCGCCCTGATCCCCACCATGGTGGAACTCGGCGCCCGCTCGCAGGGCAACGTGGCCAGGATCGCGGTCGTCGTCGACGTCCGCGGCCGCCGCTTCTTCGACAACCTCCGCGACTCACTCGCCGACCTGGAGTCCAAGCACGTCACCCGGCGGATCGTCTTCCTGGAGTCCTCGGACGAGGCCCTGGTGCGCCGCTTCGAGTCGGTACGACGCCCGCACCCCCTCCAGGGCGACGGCCGCATCGTCGACGGCATCGCGGCCGAGCGCGAACTGCTGCGCGAGCTGCGCGGCGACGCCGACCTGGTGATCGACACCTCCAGCCTGAACGTGCACGAGCTGCGAGCCAAGATGGACGCCCAGTTCGCCGGCGATCAGGAGCCGGAGCTGCGGGCCACCGTCATGTCCTTCGGCTTCAAGTACGGCCTCCCGGTCGACGCCGACCTGGTCGCGGACATGCGGTTCCTGCCCAACCCGCACTGGGTCCCGGAGCTGCGCCCCTTCACCGGCCTCAACGAGGAGGTGTCGGCGTACATCTTCAACCAGCCCGGCGCCAAGGAGTTCCTCGACCGGTACGCCGAACTGCTCCGGCTCATCGCGGCCGGCTACCGCCGCGAGGGCAAGCGTTACGTGACCATCGCCATCGGTTGCACCGGCGGCAAGCACCGCTCGGTCGCCACCTCGGAGAAGCTCGCCGCGCGCCTCGTGGCCGAGGGTGTGGAGACGGTGGTCGTGCACCGGGACATGGGACGGGAATGA
- the yvcK gene encoding uridine diphosphate-N-acetylglucosamine-binding protein YvcK: MTGRSSRLSRLRRTMPEGRVSRPVETRGARPRRRGAQPKVVALGGGMGLSASLAALRRITGDLTAVVTVADDGGSSGRLRDELGVLPPGDLRKALAALCGDDDWGQTWARVIQHRFQSKGDLHEHAVGNLLIVALWEQLGDHVQALDLVGKLLGAHGRVLPMSAVPLELQALVKGHVPERPEDVETVRGQATVALTPGEVQSVHLVPHDPPAVPEAVEAVLDADWVVLGPGSWFSSVIPHLLVPDLLDALIETKARRVLPLNLAPQPGETEGFSPQRHLEVLGRHAPKLALDVVLADEAAVPDRDVLTEAAKRLGAAVELAPVARRDGTPRHDPELLAAAYDRIFRMHGRIGPWR; the protein is encoded by the coding sequence ATGACAGGACGTTCCTCGCGGCTGAGCAGGCTGCGCCGGACGATGCCCGAGGGGCGTGTGAGCCGGCCGGTCGAGACCCGCGGTGCCAGGCCCCGCCGACGCGGCGCCCAGCCCAAGGTGGTCGCCCTCGGCGGCGGCATGGGCCTGTCCGCGTCGCTCGCCGCACTGCGCCGGATCACCGGCGACCTCACCGCCGTCGTCACCGTGGCCGACGACGGCGGCTCCAGCGGACGTCTGCGCGACGAGCTGGGCGTCCTGCCGCCCGGCGACCTGCGCAAGGCGCTGGCCGCGCTGTGCGGCGACGACGACTGGGGCCAGACCTGGGCCCGGGTCATCCAGCACCGCTTCCAGTCCAAGGGCGACCTGCACGAGCACGCCGTCGGCAACCTCCTGATCGTCGCTCTCTGGGAACAGCTCGGCGATCACGTCCAGGCCCTCGACCTGGTCGGCAAGCTGCTCGGAGCGCACGGGCGGGTGCTGCCCATGTCCGCCGTACCCCTGGAACTGCAGGCACTGGTCAAGGGGCATGTCCCGGAGCGGCCCGAGGACGTCGAGACAGTGCGCGGCCAGGCGACCGTGGCGCTCACGCCCGGCGAGGTGCAGTCCGTGCACCTCGTGCCGCACGACCCGCCGGCGGTCCCCGAGGCCGTGGAGGCGGTCCTGGACGCCGACTGGGTGGTTCTCGGCCCCGGCTCCTGGTTCTCCTCGGTCATCCCGCACCTCCTCGTGCCCGATCTGCTGGACGCACTCATCGAGACCAAGGCGCGCCGAGTGCTCCCGCTGAACCTCGCCCCGCAGCCCGGAGAAACCGAAGGCTTCTCACCGCAGCGTCATTTGGAGGTTTTGGGACGACACGCCCCTAAACTCGCCCTGGACGTGGTGCTGGCCGACGAGGCCGCCGTGCCCGACCGCGACGTGCTCACCGAAGCTGCCAAGCGACTCGGAGCCGCGGTCGAGCTGGCGCCGGTGGCCCGGAGGGACGGAACCCCTCGGCACGACCCGGAGCTGCTGGCCGCCGCGTACGACCGTATTTTTCGGATGCATGGAAGGATCGGCCCATGGCGATGA